In Nocardia sp. NBC_01327, the genomic stretch GCGCCGCGAGCAGCGTCTCACCGAAATCGAAGCCGCCCTCGTCCGCCTGCACGACCTCCGCGAACGCGCCGACGCCCGCGGCGGTAACGCCGAGTACTGATCGGCTGCACCGGATCCGATAGTCAGCCCTGCGAGAACCGCCCCGCGCGTATACGCGTGGGGCGGTCCGGAATCTATTGCGGTCGAACGATTTACCGGCCGGGGTGGGCCGGGTGGAACTGGCCGGAGCTGTGTGATTCCTCGGCGCGGATCACGTGCATGACAGCATTGATCAGCGCCAGGTGGGTGAAGGCCTGCGGGAAGTTGCCGAGGTGCCGGCCGGTGCGGGTGTCGATCTCCTCGGCGTAGAGCTTGAGCGGGCTGGCATAGCCGAGCAGGCGCTGGCAGAGTTGTTGTGCGCGTTGCAGTTCGCCGATTTCCACGAGCGCCGACACCAGCCAGAACGAGCAGATGGTGAAGGAGCCCTCCGCGCCGATGAGGCCGTCGTCGGTGGTTTCGGTGCGGTACCGCAGCACCAGCCCGTTCTCGGTGAGCCGGTCGGCGATGGCCAGCACGGTGGCGCGCACGCGGTGATCGTCGGGCGGCAGGAAGCGCAGCAGCGGCACCAGCAGCAGTGAGGCGTCCAGGCTTTCGCTGCCGTAGCTCTGCGTGAACACGCCGTCGGCATTGACACCGTTGTCGAGGATGTCCTGGCGGATCTCGTCGGCGATATCGTGCCACTTCTTGGCGTAGTCGTATTCGCTGTGCAGTTCGGCCAGTTTCGCGCCGCGATCCAGCGCGACCCAGCACATCACCTTGGACGAGGTGAAATGCTGTGGCTCGCCGCGCACCTCCCAGATGCCGCGATCGGGATTGCGCCAGTTCTCGATGGCGGCCTGCACCTGGCGTTCCAGCATGGGCCACAGCGTCTCCGGCACCTGCTGCCGCGACTTCACGTGCAGGTAGACGGAATCCAGAATCGTGCCCCAGATATCGTGCTGTTCCTGGTTGTACGCGCCGTTGCCGATGCGCACCGGTTGCGCGCCGTCATAGCCGGACAGGTGCGGGAGTTCGGTCTCGGTGATCTCACGTTCGCCGCCGATGCCGTAAAGCACCTGCAGCGGAAGGGCTCTGCCGTTTCCGTCGGTGGCGACATCGTGCAGGAAGGCGAAGAAGTCGTCGGCCTCCCGGTCCAGGCCGAGGGTGTACAGACCCCACAGTGCGAAGCTGGAGTCCCGCACCCAGGTGTAGCGGTAGTCCCAATTGCGTTCCCCGCCAGGTGTTTCCGGGAGCGAGGTGGTGGCCGCGGCGAGCAGCGCACCGGTCGGCGCGTAGGTGAGCCCCTTCAGGGTGAGCGCACTGCGCTGCAGGTATCCGCGCCACGGATGATCGGGGAAGCGCCCCAGGGTGATCCACTGCCGCCACGCCTCGGTGGTCTGCCACATCTTGTCCGCGGCGGCCTCGAATGTCTTGGGGGGCGGCAGATCCGACCACGACAGCGCCACGAAGATCTGATCGCCCTCCTTCATGCGGGTGCGGGCCCGAGCCTCCCGGCCCTCCAGTCCGAGGCGCAGATCGGTGGTGATGGTCAGCGTCGGGCAGCTCTCGATATCGCAAGTGGCCGAGGCCTGTTCGTACACATCGCCGCTGTACTCCCAATTGGCCGCCTGCTGGTGGTAGTCGAAGGCCGGTTCGCAGCTCATCTCCAGTTCGACGACGCCGTTCACACACCGCACGGTGCGCAGCAGCATGTGCTCGGCATCCCAATCCATCGGAGTGCGCCTGTGGCTGCGACTGCGTGATCGATTGTTGTGCCAGGGCCCCATGACCAGCGCGTCGCGCACGATGATCCAGCCGGTTTCGGTCTGCCAGGTGGTCTCCACGATCAGTCCGCCGGGCAGATACCGCCGGGCGGCGGGCACATTGCGGCCGTAGGGGCCGAGCCGGAAGTGTCCGGCGCTGCGGTCGAGTGCGGCGCCGAAGATGCTGGGGGAGTCGGGTCGCGGGATGCACATCCACTCCACCGAGCCGTTGCGGGCGATGAGGCAGTTGGTCTCGCAGTCGGAGAGGAATGCGTAATCGTCGATCGGCGGGAAGTTCGAATAGTGCGACTCACCGATGGCGGCCGGGACGTAGCCGTCCGAAAGCTGGGCGTCGGGCCGGTCGAGCGCATCCCGGGGCGGGCCGAGCGTCTCGGACTCGATATCGGCCGCACCGCTACTCAGCGGGCGGTCGTACGACTCCGGTTCGTCATAGGACTCCATAGTCACCATCTTCTGTCCTGTCGGCCCGAATCGTCCACCCTCAGGCTTTCGGCCTAGGGTGGTGTCGTGCATGCGATCGCAGGATGGTGGGACGGCGTCGAACTATGGGTGGCCGGCCTGCCCTTCGTCCCCCAGTTCGCCGTGGTGCTCGCCGCCATGGTGCCGGTCTGTTTCGCCATTGCCTATGTGCTGGATCGAGTGCTGCGAGTTGCGCTGCGTGCGCTGGGCCGTGATCGAGTGGTCGCCCAGGAGGCCGCGGCGCCCGCCGCGCAGCCGCGTCGCATGCGTAAGGAAGCCGCCTGATGCCTCGTTCCCGTGTTCAGCTCGCTCTGTTCGCGCTGCTCGTACTGGTTGTCATCGCCTGGCTCTTCACACGCTGAAGTCCGGCTCGCGCTGAGTTCGCCTGCTATTCATCGGGCGAATCGGACTTCAGGCCCTCATTGTCGGATGCTGCGCGTACGCTGCTGCACCATGTCAACCGATGAAGGCTTGGAACTGGTGACGTTGCTGTCCGAAGAGGATTTCGAAGAGGACGAGCCGCGTCTGATCGCGACTCACTACACGGGCCCCGAAGAGGCGCTCGAAATGGTGAAGGCGGCGCAGCTGCTGGGCCTGGGCGTCCGGCTCAGCAA encodes the following:
- a CDS encoding glycoside hydrolase family 15 protein; this encodes MESYDEPESYDRPLSSGAADIESETLGPPRDALDRPDAQLSDGYVPAAIGESHYSNFPPIDDYAFLSDCETNCLIARNGSVEWMCIPRPDSPSIFGAALDRSAGHFRLGPYGRNVPAARRYLPGGLIVETTWQTETGWIIVRDALVMGPWHNNRSRSRSHRRTPMDWDAEHMLLRTVRCVNGVVELEMSCEPAFDYHQQAANWEYSGDVYEQASATCDIESCPTLTITTDLRLGLEGREARARTRMKEGDQIFVALSWSDLPPPKTFEAAADKMWQTTEAWRQWITLGRFPDHPWRGYLQRSALTLKGLTYAPTGALLAAATTSLPETPGGERNWDYRYTWVRDSSFALWGLYTLGLDREADDFFAFLHDVATDGNGRALPLQVLYGIGGEREITETELPHLSGYDGAQPVRIGNGAYNQEQHDIWGTILDSVYLHVKSRQQVPETLWPMLERQVQAAIENWRNPDRGIWEVRGEPQHFTSSKVMCWVALDRGAKLAELHSEYDYAKKWHDIADEIRQDILDNGVNADGVFTQSYGSESLDASLLLVPLLRFLPPDDHRVRATVLAIADRLTENGLVLRYRTETTDDGLIGAEGSFTICSFWLVSALVEIGELQRAQQLCQRLLGYASPLKLYAEEIDTRTGRHLGNFPQAFTHLALINAVMHVIRAEESHSSGQFHPAHPGR